In Monodelphis domestica isolate mMonDom1 chromosome 3, mMonDom1.pri, whole genome shotgun sequence, the following proteins share a genomic window:
- the SPMIP10 gene encoding testis-expressed protein 43, with product MSTASAEEAKEAPIPCIPYDKKDELEKWPKPTHLPRFSLKQGLIPRFYTMSWKQDMKFRRLHLKNAQLSGIHTGPLEENLFLDHSERLCHGEDRERLLKKFSSHIKIADMPLHSPLSRFQSTVISHGYRRQQI from the exons ATGTCCACAGCTTCAGCTGAAGAAGCAAAGGAAGCTCCGATACCTTGCATTCCCTATGATAAAAAGGATGAACTTGAGAAATG gcctaaacCCACCCATTTGCCAAGGTTTTCCTTAAAACAAGGATTAATTCCCAGGTTCTACACGATGAGCTGGAAACAAGACATGAAATTCAGGAGACTGCATCTAAAG aatGCACAGCTGAGTGGGATTCACACAGGTCCTCTAGAAGAAAACTTGTTTTTGGATCACAGTGAAAGGCTTTGCCATGGAGAAGATCGAGAACgtcttttaaagaaattctcaTCCCACATAAAAATAGCTGATATGCCTTTACATTCTCCTCTTTCCAGGTTCCAAAGTACTGTCATTTCTCATGGATACAGGAGACAACAGATATGA